Proteins encoded together in one Peribacillus asahii window:
- a CDS encoding polysaccharide deacetylase family protein: MNNKWKQIVAISAIAGISWLLVQNPYTNDYFTRLTDKSIATSMQEDELLFAIKSSVKKYEIEPQDARIDSVWKAVPGYNGVKIDVQASYEAMKKKGSFDERKLVYRQVAPKKHLHELKPSPLYRAHPDKPVVSFLINVAWGNEYLQDMLSVLKEHHVKATFFLEGRWTKNNPELAKMIKEGGHEIGNHSYTHPNMQTLSTQATREEIRKTSEVIEAVTGVRSTWFAPPSGSFRDETVSLAADLGMGTVMWSVDTIDWQKPSPEVLQQRVLSKVHPGAFILMHPTESTAKSLETLIVNIQKKDLHVVTVSEAVDEKRILPYK; the protein is encoded by the coding sequence ATGAATAATAAGTGGAAGCAGATAGTTGCGATAAGTGCCATTGCAGGTATATCATGGTTATTAGTGCAAAATCCATATACAAATGATTATTTTACTCGATTAACAGATAAGTCGATTGCAACGAGTATGCAGGAAGATGAGCTTTTGTTTGCGATTAAATCGTCGGTTAAAAAGTACGAGATTGAGCCACAAGATGCACGAATCGATTCGGTTTGGAAAGCTGTACCAGGATATAATGGGGTGAAAATTGATGTACAAGCATCCTATGAAGCCATGAAGAAAAAGGGAAGCTTTGATGAACGTAAACTTGTTTATAGACAAGTAGCCCCAAAGAAGCATTTACATGAACTTAAGCCATCACCGCTTTATAGAGCTCATCCAGATAAACCGGTTGTTTCATTCTTAATTAATGTGGCTTGGGGAAATGAATATTTACAGGATATGCTTTCTGTTTTAAAAGAGCATCATGTCAAGGCTACTTTCTTTCTAGAAGGAAGATGGACAAAAAACAATCCTGAACTCGCGAAGATGATCAAAGAGGGTGGACATGAAATAGGAAATCATTCGTATACACATCCCAATATGCAAACTCTGTCTACTCAAGCAACGCGTGAAGAGATTCGAAAAACGAGTGAAGTGATTGAAGCTGTGACAGGAGTGCGAAGTACATGGTTTGCGCCACCAAGTGGAAGCTTTCGCGATGAAACGGTTAGCCTCGCGGCAGATTTAGGCATGGGAACAGTTATGTGGAGCGTCGATACGATTGATTGGCAGAAGCCTAGCCCGGAAGTCCTGCAGCAAAGGGTGTTATCCAAGGTTCATCCTGGTGCCTTTATTTTAATGCATCCAACAGAGTCAACAGCGAAATCATTGGAAACATTAATTGTGAATATTCAAAAGAAAGATTTACATGTTGTGACTGTTTCAGAAGCGGTCGATGAAAAACGAATCCTTCCTTATAAGTGA